The Arvicola amphibius chromosome 11, mArvAmp1.2, whole genome shotgun sequence genome has a segment encoding these proteins:
- the Actrt3 gene encoding actin-related protein T3 produces MSGYQPPVVIDSGSGMIKAGLAGTREPQFVYPNILGRAKSHNTAVDCAVELCVGDQAQERRSFLSISYPVDRGLISSWGDMEIMWKHIYDYSLNLKPRDGPVLVTEPALTPLVDRQHISEVFFENLGVPAFYLSVQAVLALFAAGFTTGLVLNSGAGITQCVPVFEGYCLPHGVKQLDVAGLDLTSYLMMLLKNDGIMLLRTGDRKIVADIKENICYVAMNYEEEMAKESGLEKMYTLPDGKTIKLHNQVFRCPEALFSPRLLNVDAPGIDKMCLSSIMNCDTDLRNAFFSNIILAGGSTTFPGLDKRLVKDVAKMAPANTPVQVIAPPERKISVWMGGSILASLSAFQDMWITAAEFEEVGPNIVHQRCF; encoded by the exons ATGAGCGGCTACCAGCCACCGGTGGTGATCGACAGTGGCTCGGGAATGATCAAGGCGGGCCTGGCTGGGACCCGGGAGCCTCAGTTCGTTTACCCGAACATTCTGGGCCGGGCCAAGAGCCACAACACTGCAGTGGACTGCGCGGTGGAGCTGTGTGTGGGTGACCAAGCTCAGGAGCGCAGGAGCTTCCTGTCCATCAG CTATCCGGTGGACCGGGGCCTCATTTCTTCCTGGGGGGACATGGAGATCATGTGGAAGCATATCTATGACTATAGCCTAAACCtgaagcccagggatggcccggTCTTGGTTACTGAGCCTGCGCTGACCCCGCTGGTGGACCGGCAGCACATCTCTGAAGTGTTCTTTGAGAACCTGGGCGTCCCTgccttctatctgtctgtccaggCTGTGTTGGCACTCTTTGCTGCCGGCTTCACCACTGGCCTGGTGCTGaattcaggtgctgggattactcAGTGTGTGCCGGTCTTTGAGGGTTACTGTCTACCTCATGGTGTAAAACAGCTCGATGTGGCGGGACTCGACCTCACCAGCTACCTCATGATGTTGTTGAAGAACGATGGCATCATGCTGCTTAGAactggggacagaaagattgtggCGGACATTAAGGAGAATATCTGTTACGTGGCGATGAACTATGAGGAGGAAATGGCCAAGGAATCTGGCCTAGAGAAAATGTACACACTGCCTGATGGGAAGACTATCAAGCTCCATAACCAGGTCTTCCGTTGCCCAGAGGCCCTCTTCTCGCCAAGGCTTCTGAATGTTGACGCGCCTGGCATTGATAAGATGTGTCTCAGCAGCATCATGAATTGCGACACGGATCTCAGGAATGCCTTCTTCTCCAATATTATCCTTGCTGGAGGGTCCACCACTTTCCCTGGTTTAGACAAACGATTGGTTAAGGATGTGGCGAAGATGGCACCGGCCAATACCCCTGTGCAGGTTATCGCTCCCCCAGAGAGGAAAATATCCGTGTGGATGGGAGGGTCTATTCTTGCATCCTTGTCTGCCTTCCAAGACATGTGGATCACTGCTGCAGAATTTGAAGAAGTTGGACCCAATATAGTACACCAAAGATGCTTCTGA